Proteins co-encoded in one Arachis stenosperma cultivar V10309 chromosome 7, arast.V10309.gnm1.PFL2, whole genome shotgun sequence genomic window:
- the LOC130940767 gene encoding flavonol synthase/flavanone 3-hydroxylase — MEVLRVQRVASESKDASIPAMFVRSETEQPGITTVQGVNLEVPVIDFSNPNEEKVLREVYEASKDWGMFQIVNHEIPSQLISNLQGVGKEFFELPQEEKEVYAKIEGSESLEGYGTKLSKEMNGKKGWVDHLFHVIWPPSSINYRFWPKNPPSYREVNEEYSKHLRGVVEKLMKSMSIGLGLEENELKEYAGGDDMIHLLKINYYPPCPCPDLVLGVPQHTDMSYITILVPNEVQGLQAFRDGHWYDVKYVPNALVIHIGDQMEILSNGKYKAVLHRTTVKENETRMSWPVFIEPKGEHVVGPHPKLVNEDNPPKYKTKKYKDYAYCKLNKIPQ, encoded by the exons atggagGTGCTAAGGGTGCAAAGGGTGGCATCAGAATCCAAAGATGCTTCCATTCCAGCCATGTTCGTTAGGTCTGAGACAGAGCAACCAGGAATCACAACAGTTCAAGGCGTGAACCTTGAGGTACCTGTCATTGATTTCAGTAACCCTAACGAAGAGAAAGTTCTCAGGGAGGTTTATGAGGCCAGTAAGGACTGGGGCATGTTCCAAATCGTCAACCATGAGATACCAAGTCAACTCATAAGCAACTTGCAAG GTGTGGGGAAAGAGTTCTTCGAGTTACCACAAGAGGAGAAGGAGGTGTATGCGAAGATAGAAGGATCTGAGTCATTGGAAGGTTATGGGACAAAGCTTTCGAAGGAGATGAATGGAAAGAAGGGTTGGGTGGACCATTTGTTCCATGTTATATGGCCACCTTCATCAATTAACTACCGTTTCTGGCCTAAAAACCCTCCTTCCTACAG GGAGGTGAATGAAGAATACAGCAAGCACCTACGTGGAGTGGTAGAGAAGCTGATGAAGAGTATGTCAATAGGGTTAGGGCTTGAAGAGAATGAGTTAAAGGAGTATGCTGGTGGAGATGACATGATTCACCTTTTGAAGATCAACTATTACCCACCATGCCCATGCCCTGATCTTGTTCTTGGTGTGCCACAGCACACAGACATGTCCTACATTACCATTCTTGTCCCCAACGAGGTTCAAGGCCTTCAAGCCTTTAGAGATGGACATTGGTACGATGTTAAGTATGTGCCTAATGCCTTGGTTATTCACATTGGTGACCAAATGGAG ATCCTTAGCAATGGGAAGTACAAGGCAGTACTACATAGAACAACAGTGAAGGAAAACGAGACAAGAATGTCGTGGCCAGTGTTTATAGAGCCCAAAGGAGAGCACGTAGTTGGTCCTCACCCAAAGTTGGTTAACGAAGATAACCCTCCAAAATACAAGACAAAGAAATACAAAGATTATGCTTACTGCAAGCTTAATAAGATCCCTCAGTAA